From a region of the Euzebya sp. genome:
- a CDS encoding cytochrome c, which translates to MRSRRRHPQVLAVALAVAIAATACGGGSKPAADVVARGERLYATSCLQCHGGPTGGAISDIPPRHGAQGHTWHHADCLLTDIVLDGLPPRPGVPDEQIMPAFRDQLIDAEVDAILTYLKTWWTDEQREAQAEMTAAECGGN; encoded by the coding sequence GTGAGATCGCGCCGACGACATCCGCAGGTGCTGGCCGTGGCCTTGGCCGTCGCGATCGCCGCAACGGCATGCGGTGGTGGATCCAAGCCGGCCGCAGACGTCGTCGCCCGCGGTGAGCGCCTGTACGCAACGTCGTGCCTGCAGTGCCACGGGGGCCCCACCGGTGGGGCGATCAGTGACATCCCACCCCGCCACGGCGCGCAGGGCCACACCTGGCACCACGCCGACTGCCTGCTCACCGACATCGTGCTCGACGGGCTCCCCCCGCGACCGGGTGTGCCCGACGAGCAGATCATGCCGGCGTTCCGCGACCAGCTCATCGACGCCGAGGTCGACGCGATCCTAACGTACCTGAAGACCTGGTGGACCGACGAGCAGCGGGAGGCCCAAGCCGAGATGACCGCTGCGGAGTGCGGCGGCAACTGA